In Musa acuminata AAA Group cultivar baxijiao chromosome BXJ3-9, Cavendish_Baxijiao_AAA, whole genome shotgun sequence, a single genomic region encodes these proteins:
- the LOC135649284 gene encoding serine decarboxylase 1-like yields MVGSVGNGLMDLREKEKVEPLPREFDPEEIVRPKPPIETEGVGGEEGSGKSREIVLGRNVHTMCFAIKEPEADDEVTGEREAYMASVLARYRRSLIDRTKHHLGYPYNLDFDYGALGQLQHFSINNLGDPFIESNYGVHSRQFEVGVLDWFARLWELEKNEYWGYITNCGTEGNLHGILVGREVFPDGVLYASRESHYSIFKAARMYRMECVMVDTLVSGEIDCTHFKSSLLQNMERPAIVNVNIGTTVKGAVDDLDMVIKTLEENGFKDRFYIHCDGALFGLMMPFVKRAPKVTFKKPIGSVSVSGHKFVGCPMPCGVQITRLKHINVLSSNVEYLASRDATIMGSRNGHAPIFLWYTLNRKGYRGFQKEVQKCLRNAHYLKDRLKDAGISVMLNELSSTVVFERPKDEEFVRQWQLACEGNIAHVVVMPNVTIDKLDSFLNELLRHRSCWYQEGNISPPCIAADIGEENCCCALHRR; encoded by the exons ATGGTGGGGAGCGTGGGGAATGGCTTGATGGATCtgagggagaaggagaaggtggAGCCGTTGCCCAGGGAGTTCGATCCCGAGGAGATCGTCCGCCCGAAGCCGCCGATAGAGACGGAGGGAGTTGGAGGAGAGGAGGGGAGCGGGAAGAGCAGGGAGATCGTGCTCGGGAGGAACGTGCACACAATGTGCTTCGCCATTAAGGAGCCGGAGGCCGATGACGAGGTCACCGGGGAGAGGGAGGCTTACATGGCCAGTGTCTTGGCGAGGTACCGGAGATCCCTCATCGACAGAACCAAACACCATTTGG GTTACCCGTACAATCTGGACTTTGACTATGGTGCTCTAGGGCAGCTGCAACACTTTTCCATCAACAATCTAGGTGACCCCTTCATCGAGAGCAACTATGGCGTCCATTCTAGGCAGTTTGAAGTTGGGGTGTTGGATTGGTTTGCTCGGCTTTGGGAATTGGAAAAGAATGAATACTGGGGTTATATCACCAATTGTGGTACCGAAGGGAATTTGCATGGTATTCTTGTTGG GAGGGAAGTGTTTCCAGATGGTGTTTTGTATGCCTCGAGGGAATCTCACTACTCAATTTTCAAAGCAGCAAGGATGTATAGGATGGAGTGTGTGATGGTTGACACTTTGGTCTCTGGTGAGATCGATTGCACCCACTTTAAATCTAGTTTACTCCAGAACATGGAGAGACCGGCCATTGTCAATGTCAACATTG GAACCACCGTAAAGGGAGCAGTTGATGATCTTGACATGGTAATAAAAACACTTGAAGAAAATGGCTTTAAAGATCGATTCTACATTCATTGTGACGGAGCTCTCTTTGGGCTCATGATGCCATTTGTCAAACGT GCACCCAAAGTGACATTTAAAAAGCCTATCGGAAGTGTGAGTGTGTCGGGTCACAAGTTTGTGGGTTGCCCTATGCCTTGTGGTGTGCAAATAACAAGGTTGAAGCACATCAATGTCCTTTCAAGTAATGTCGAGTATCTTGCTTCCAGGGATGCCACCATCATGGGGAGCCGAAATGGCCATGCCCCGATCTTCCTCTGGTACACCCTGAACAGAAAAGGTTACAGAGGGTTTCAGAAGGAAGTTCAGAAATGCTTAAGAAATGCACACTACTTGAAAGACCGTCTGAAAGACGCAGGAATCAGTGTGATGCTTAACGAACTTAGTAGCACTGTGGTCTTTGAGAGACCCAAAGACGAAGAGTTTGTCCGGCAGTGGCAGCTTGCTTGTGAGGGAAACATTGCTCATGTTGTAGTGATGCCCAATGTCACCATCGATAAGCTTGATAGTTTCTTGAATGAACTACTTCGGCACCGTTCATGCTGGTACCAGGAAGGAAATATCTCACCTCCCTGTATAGCTGCAGATATAGGCGAGGAGAACTGTTGCTGTGCTTTGCATAGAAGATAA
- the LOC103997417 gene encoding RING-H2 finger protein ATL78-like — MSSTSTRIQSLVLEIYSRRLLLHAALPWQRSPPTPGIADRSDSQGRVVDPTAVIVVLTALLCALICALGLKSILRCALRWSNRPAQTGLRRKALQRLPRLVYSAGVRLTGAVPECAICLSEFVPGEHIRVLPSCNHGFHLKCIDRWLTARSSCPTCRRCMHVAKTAACAGEGQPGPQPVHAVLVPLEPEGLAATHHS, encoded by the coding sequence ATGTCTTCCACTTCCACCCGCATCCAATCCCTTGTGCTCGAGATCTACTCCAGAAGACTCCTACTCCACGCTGCACTCCCCTGGCAGCGCTCTCCGCCGACCCCCGGGATCGCCGACCGCTCAGATTCGCAAGGAAGGGTCGTCGATCCCACCGCCGTCATCGTGGTCCTCACCGCCCTACTGTGCGCCCTGATATGTGCGCTGGGCCTCAAGTCCATCCTCCGCTGCGCGCTCCGGTGGTCGAACCGGCCGGCACAGACCGGACTCAGAAGGAAGGCCTTGCAGCGGCTGCCGAGGCTGGTCTACTCCGCCGGGGTGAGGCTCACCGGTGCAGTCCCCGAGTGCGCCATCTGCCTCTCGGAGTTCGTACCAGGTGAGCACATACGGGTCCTTCCTAGCTGCAACCATGGGTTTCACCTCAAGTGCATCGACCGGTGGCTGACGGCGCGGTCCTCCTGCCCGACCTGCCGCCGGTGCATGCACGTGGCGAAGACCGCGGCTTGCGCCGGAGAAGGCCAACCGGGTCCGCAGCCGGTTCATGCAGTCCTCGTGCCCTTGGAACCCGAAGGTCTCGCCGCGACCCACCACTCCTAA